A single Blastococcus colisei DNA region contains:
- a CDS encoding type IV toxin-antitoxin system AbiEi family antitoxin domain-containing protein has translation MHPILRARADQQLGLFTAVDAREAGYEHAEVRRLCRSGTWVRLRRGIYTTPDALDRARSASARHRIDCLAVVLELGRPTTVASHASAARLHGLPLRRDIAGTVRLTDADVWRRGRGFLLKQAPLRIGEIQRSGPLRVTSAARTLIDCAREWGLDDSVVAMDAALLSRKLTGGELRSAAAAARSWPGGLNAVRAVSLADGRAESPLETRGRLRILGAGLPTPELQVEIRTGGRLVAVVDAWFEEAAVAVEFDGQVKYTDPWRGQSPERALWEEKRREDELRGLDIRVVRIADADLGPPWARLETRLRELVSTAGPTRRRFSATARDLGRRRAG, from the coding sequence GTGCACCCCATCCTGCGCGCCCGAGCGGACCAGCAGCTGGGCCTGTTCACCGCGGTCGACGCCCGAGAGGCCGGATACGAGCACGCTGAGGTCCGGAGGCTGTGCCGGTCGGGGACCTGGGTGCGACTGCGCCGCGGCATCTACACGACGCCGGATGCGCTCGACCGCGCCCGATCGGCATCTGCACGCCACCGGATCGACTGCCTCGCCGTGGTTCTCGAGCTGGGGCGGCCCACCACTGTCGCGAGTCACGCATCCGCCGCACGACTGCACGGCCTGCCGCTCCGGCGGGACATCGCCGGCACCGTTCGCCTGACCGATGCCGATGTCTGGCGCCGGGGCCGAGGATTTCTCTTGAAGCAGGCTCCGCTCCGCATCGGTGAGATCCAGCGGAGCGGGCCCCTGAGAGTGACGTCAGCGGCCCGCACCCTCATCGACTGCGCCCGCGAGTGGGGCCTCGACGACAGCGTCGTGGCGATGGACGCCGCGCTTCTCTCGCGGAAACTCACCGGCGGCGAGCTGCGGAGCGCCGCTGCGGCCGCGCGATCCTGGCCCGGCGGACTGAACGCGGTCCGAGCCGTGTCCCTTGCCGACGGCCGGGCGGAGTCGCCGCTGGAGACCCGTGGCCGGCTGCGGATCCTCGGCGCCGGACTGCCCACCCCGGAGCTCCAGGTGGAGATCCGGACAGGCGGACGCCTCGTGGCCGTCGTCGACGCCTGGTTCGAGGAGGCGGCCGTCGCGGTCGAGTTCGACGGGCAGGTCAAGTACACCGACCCGTGGCGCGGACAATCCCCGGAGCGGGCGCTCTGGGAGGAGAAACGGCGCGAGGACGAGCTGCGAGGCCTGGACATCCGCGTCGTCCGGATCGCCGACGCCGATCTCGGTCCACCGTGGGCGCGCCTCGAGACCCGCCTCCGGGAACTCGTCTCGACCGCAGGCCCGACGAGACGCCGATTCAGCGCGACCGCACGCGATCTGGGACGTCGCCGGGCCGGGTGA